In a genomic window of Gossypium arboreum isolate Shixiya-1 chromosome 7, ASM2569848v2, whole genome shotgun sequence:
- the LOC108453594 gene encoding U-box domain-containing protein 33-like, translating to MGSEDTIYVAVGGVEESELTLLWVLHNLKPRKVCILHVHQPSKMISSMYGVDGNLAEIIFDQQQIRGLEEVGKDMMNRILDEYLLFCSQAGVSAIRLHIQMDDVAKGIVELIRRHNIKKLVMGAAADEHFSEGMWLMSEKAQYVNENAPFSCQIWFICRDHLVHTRFETAQSSNAPSPSGSSYLTSSTEAAGIFGSTVSEEREESECEIELYDVLHSGEEGSSNDQLFDRLEQALKEAESSNQKAFEESDRRVKAEMNATRAMRQAKMLERLYNECKRENETALAKQNESLENIKRLREEELSVSREQNSILESRVANLESRMKQLEDELSSAVEQLQVSLKERDELQIELENSHKVIEELLRKQAEETSSTHMDQFNLDQLSVSEIHDATLDQLEICQKEKDELLVELENTRRINEELLRKQSEDTSNSHLQQPFIEFSLSEIEEATEDFDQLYKIAEGARGSVYYKCALRHTEVVIKVLGRNSFQDSNEFLQEVDDLIKLRHPNLVNLIGACPEKRALVYEYVPNGSLEDHLNSRNDMPPLSWQSRMHIATQLCSTLMFLHSGKLVHGNLKPGNILLDDNFGCKLSDFGSCRAFSLVENSSNMTESSNPNPYLDPDFRNSRRVSHSLDLYPFGIIVLQLLSGRSTQGIAESAQSELLNGGNLSSFLDSSAGNWPHQVAQLTHLAIRCCDINRSRRPDLASDVLKVLETMKPSIASIAYAPESNEDSEPPSYFLCPILQAVMSDPHVAADGYTYEATALQDWLADHDTSPMTNLRLPNLNLIPNFPLRSAIQQWQEKR from the exons ATGGGTAGTGAGGATACCATATATGTTGCAGTAGGGGGAGTTGAAGAAAGTGAGCTCACTTTGCTATGGGTTTTACATAACCTTAAGCCTCGGAAAGTTTGCATTCTTCATGTTCATCAGCCTTCCAAAATGATCTCATCCA TGTACGGAGTCGATGGGAATTTAGCTGAAATCATTTTTGATCAACAACAAATCAGAGGTCTAGAGGAAGTTGGAAAGGACATGATGAACCGGATCTTGGATGAATACCTTCTTTTTTGTAGTCAAGCTGGG GTCAGTGCCATAAGGCTACATATTCAGATGGATGATGTTGCAAAGGGGATTGTGGAACTGATTCGTCGGCACAATATCAAGAAGCTAGTGATGGGCGCAGCAGCTGATGAGCACTTCTCAGA GGGAATGTGGCTGATGTCTGAGAAAGCACAATATGTGAACGAAAATGCACCATTTTCATGCCAAATTTGGTTCATTTGCAGGGACCACCTTGTCCACACAAG GTTTGAAACTGCGCAATCATCAAATGCACCAAGTCCATCTGGTTCTAGTTATTTGACAAGTTCTACTGAAGCTGCTGGTATTTTTGGCTCGACTGTGTCCGAGGAAAGAGAGGAGAGTGAATGTGAGATTGAGCTATATGACGTGCTTCACTCTGGAGAG GAAGGAAGTAGCAATGATCAACTATTTGATCGACTTGAACAGGCACTGAAGGAAGCTGAATCATCGAATCAGAAAGCATTCGAAGAGTCCGACAGGCGAGTTAAAGCTGAAATGAATGCTACCCGAGCTATGCGCCAA GCAAAAATGTTAGAAAGGTTGTACAATGAAtgcaagagagaaaatgagacAGCACTTGCGAAACAGAATGAGAGCCTTGAAAATATTAAGAGGCTCAGAGAAGAAGAGCTTTCAGTTTCTAGGGAACAAAATTCTATACTGGAAAGCCGAGTTGCCAACTTGGAGAGCAGGATGAAACAATTGGAAGATGAATTATCGTCAGCCGTGGAGCAGTTACAGGTTTCCCTGAAAGAACGAGATGAGTTGCAAATCGAGCTTGAAAATAGTCATAAAGTGATTGAAGAGCTTTTGAGAAAACAAGCAGAAGAGACCTCAAGCACACATATGGACCAATTCAACCTTGATCAGTTGTCTGTATCAGAGATTCATGATGCAACTTTGGATCAGTTAGAGATATGCCAGAAAGAAAAGGATGAGCTGCTGGTTGAGCTTGAAAATACTCGTAGAATAAACGAAGAGCTTTTAAGAAAACAATCCGAAGATACCTCAAACTCTCATTTGCAGCAACCCTTCATAGAGTTCTCTCTGTCAGAGATTGAGGAAGCAACTGAAGACTTTGACCAATTGTATAAGATAGCAGAAGGAGCTCGAGGGAGTGTATACTATAAATGTGCCCTACGTCACACTGAAGTGGTTATAAAGGTGCTCGGCCGAAATAGCTTTCAAGATTCAAATGAATTCCTACAGGAG GTTGATGATTTGATTAAATTGAGGCATCCGAACCTAGTAAATCTCATTGGAGCCTGCCCTGAGAAAAGGGCTTTAGTCTATGAATATGTTCCTAATGGAAGTCTTGAAGATCATTTGAACAGCAGGAACGACATGCCCCCACTGTCATGGCAATCTCGGATGCATATAGCTACTCAGCTATGTTCTACACTAATGTTTCTACATTCTGGTAAACTAGTGCATGGCAACTTAAAGCCGGGGAATATTCTCCTCGATGACAACTTTGGCTGCAAACTTAGTGACTTTGGATCTTGCCGTGCATTCTCTCTCGTTGAAAACTCGAGCAATATGACAGAATCAAGCAATCCAAATCCTTACCTTGATCCTGATTTTCGTAATTCAAGAAGAGTATCTCACAGTTTAGACTTATACCCTTTTGGCATCATAGTATTACAGTTACTTAGTGGGAGATCAACTCAGGGTATAGCCGAGAGTGCACAAAGCGAGCTATTAAATGGCGGAAATCTGAGTTCCTTCTTAGATTCTTCAGCTGGGAACTGGCCACACCAAGTTGCGCAGTTGACTCACTTGGCTATAAGATGCTGTGACATAAACCGAAGCCGTCGACCTGATCTTGCTTCAGATGTTTTGAAGGTACTTGAAACGATGAAACCTTCCATAGCCTCAATAGCATATGCTCCAGAGTCCAACGAAGATAGCGAACCGCCATCTTATTTCCTTTGTCCCATTTTACAG GCAGTTATGAGTGATCCGCATGTGGCAGCCGACGGTTATACTTATGAGGCAACTGCATTGCAGGATTGGCTGGCTGACCATGATACTTCCCCTATGACAAACCTCCGGCTTCCAAATCTCAATCTTATCCCCAACTTTCCTCTTCGTTCTGCTATTCAGCAATGGCAGGAAAAACGTTGA
- the LOC108453604 gene encoding signal peptide peptidase-like 4 has translation MEINWDVFIVILVVVLSARLGSAGDIVHIDNVAPKRPGCSNNFVLVKVPTWIEGLEDNEYVGVGARFGPTLESKEKHASHTKLALADPPDCCSKPRNKLTGEVILVHRGNCSFTVKANVAEEAGASAILIINNQTELFKMVCESDADVNIKIPAVMLPQDAGSRLEKYITNNTMVSVALYSPKRPAVDIAEVFLWLMAVGTILCASYWSAWTAREVAIEQEKLLKDASEEFLQVGAAGSSGFVDINTTSAILFVVIASCFLVMLYKLMSFWFVEVLVVLFCIGGVEGLQTCLGALLACFRWFQRYAESFIKVPFFGAVSHLTLAVCPFCITFAVVWAVYRRISFAWIGQDILGIALIITVLQIVRVPNLKVGTVLLGCAFLYDIFWVFVSKWWFHESVMIVVARGDKSGEDGIPMLLKIPRMFDPWGGYSVIGFGDIILPGLVVAFSLRYDWMTKKSLRAGYFVWAMTAYGLGLLVTYVALNLMDGHGQPALLYIVPFTLGTLITLGKKRGDLKTLWTRGEPERPCPHVQLQPLEQKE, from the exons ATGGAAATAAATTGGGATGTATTTATAGTAATTTTAGTTGTAGTTTTGAGTGCCAGGTTGGGTTCGGCTGGAGATATTGTTCATATTGACAACGTTGCTCCAAAGAGACCTGGTTGTTCTAATAACTTCGTTCTG GTAAAAGTCCCAACCTGGATTGAGGGTTTAGAAGACAATGAGTATGTTGGTGTTGGCGCTCGTTTTGGACCTACTTTGGAGTCGAAGGAAAAACATGCAAGCCATACCAAACTTGCACTTGCAGACCCTCCTGATTGTTGCAGCAAGCCTAGGAATAAG CTTACAGGGGAAGTCATTCTGGTGCATCGAGGTAACTGTAGTTTCACAGTGAAGGCAAATGTTGCTGAAGAAGCTGGTGCTTCTGCCATCCTCATAATAAACAACCAAACAG AACTCTTCAAGATGGTTTGTGAATCTGATGCTGATGTAAATATAAAAATACCGGCTGTCATGCTCCCTCAGGATGCTGGTTCACGTTTGGAAAAATATATAACTAACAACACCATGG TGTCTGTTGCTCTTTACTCTCCAAAGCGCCCAGCAGTTGATATTGCTGAAGTTTTTTTGTGGCTAATGGCTGTTGGTACCATCTTGTGTGCCTCTTATTGGTCTGCATGGACTGCTAGAGAAGTTGCTATTGAGCAAGAGAAGCTACTCAAG GATGCTTCAGAAGAATTTCTACAAGTAGGAGCTGCAGGTTCAAGTGGTTTTGTTGACATAAATACAACATCAGCAATTCTCTTTGTTGTAATCGCTTCATGTTTCTTGGTCATGCTTTACAAGCTGATGTCATTCTGGTTTGTCGAGGTTCTGGTGGTTCTTTTCTGCATCGGTGGAGTAGAG GGCCTACAAACGTGTTTGGGGGCACTTTTAGCATG TTTCAGGTGGTTTCAACGCTATGCAGAATCATTTATTAAAGTACCCTTCTTTGGAGCTGTTTCGCATCTGACACTGGCTGTTTGCCCCTTCTGCATAACATTTGCTGTTGTTTGGGCAGTGTATCGACGTATCTCATTTGCCTGGATAGGTCAAGATATTCTT GGCATTGCACTTATAATCACAGTCCTTCAGATTGTTCGTGTGCCAAATCTCAAG GTTGGAACTGTTCTTCTGGGTTGTGCTTTCTTGTACGATATCTTCTGGGTATTTGTTTCCAAATGGTGGTTTCATGAGAGTGTAATGATAGTT GTAGCTCGTGGTGATAAGAGTGGAGAGGATGGCATACCAATGCTACTAAAAATTCCACGGATGTTTGATCCTTGGGGTGGCTACAGTGTTATTGGATTTGGAGACATAATCTTACCTGGACTGGTTGTGGCATTTTCTCTAAG ATATGATTGGATGACAAAGAAGAGTCTTCGAGCAGGATACTTTGTATGGGCAATGACTGCTTATGGTTTAG GTCTTCTGGTCACGTATGTCGCCTTGAACTTGATGGATGGACATGGCCAACCTGCTTTGCTTTACATTGTTCCTTTCACACTTG GTACCTTAATTACACTGGGAAAGAAGAGGGGTGATCTCAAAACTCTCTGGACAAGAGGAGAACCAGAAAGACCTTGTCCGCATGTGCAACTTCAGCCCTTAGAACAAAAGGAATAA